The Anolis carolinensis isolate JA03-04 chromosome 1, rAnoCar3.1.pri, whole genome shotgun sequence genome window below encodes:
- the LOC134296128 gene encoding uncharacterized protein LOC134296128, producing MFMFPTVKVSGDITESLVCSFRSGCGELTLSQEYGHHPAVAVRCNMQVEDEELLGAGGGRSERATPETDAEFHQLAALASSTAYAQPNGVTQRRGVVRGDSTGGEEGSPSPGPQKMVFLEERMSAMETTLAVMSRAMERLAVLAEPERGRELRASSMWDVSMGSSQGFADLPAPKGREMRKEPGARPKIQTSLTRVEESDDEGEKPPRIPATLPTETLVPLANAGRGTGQREAAAGPTGPQGGLRRAEDWGLPPQGPLPRREELRIEFGGESSELDFFLTTVRGYMEDNAHTFRTESSRVRAIGAVLKRGAASWYVQLHARRDPCLGSLRRFMGALETRFRDPLEQIRAREELKTVSQGQRSVSEYAEEFQCLAEKVPEWSAVTKIELFKEGLRREILSWAVHRDEPDTLRGWIQLAGRIETSLAQARRHRGGLQQRPQMKEGSRKEGSTPAGRRTEPTGNVSTSRRGCFVCGRLGHRAAECWQRKGEGGGPPKPRAVAGKRAEEEPPMRHHSGGLDEGEEDAMSEPCY from the exons atgttcatgtttcctacagtaaaagtttctggtgatatcacagagagtcttgtgtgttcattcaggagcggctgtggtgagctgacactaagccaagaatacggacaccatcccgctgtagcggtgaggtgtaacatgcaagtggaggatgaagagctcttgggcgccggaggaggaaggtcggaaagggccactcccgagacggacgctgagttccaccagctggcggccctggcgtcatccaccgcttatgcccagccaaatggggtaacccagaggcgcggagtggtgcggggagatagcaccggaggagaggaaggttcaccttccccaggcccgcaaaagatggtgtttctggaggagaggatgtcggcgatggagaccaccctggcagtgatgtcgagggcgatggagcgcctggcggttttggcggagccggagcgaggaagggaactccgggctagctcaatgtgggacgtgagcatgggaagcagccagggctttgcagacctcccagcaccgaagggaagggaaatgcgaaaggagcccggtgcccggcccaagatccaaacgagcctgacgcgggtggaggagagtgacgacgaaggggaaaagcctccgagaatcccggctacgctcccaactgagaccctggtgcccctggcgaatgccgggcgtggcacaggacaaagggaagcagcagcggggcccactggcccgcaagggggcttgcgacgggcggaggattggggattgccaccacagggacccctaccgagacgagaggaactaaggatcgagtttgggggagagtcctctgaactggattttttcctgaccacggtgaggggctatatggaggacaatgcccacacttttagaacggaatccagccgggtacgggccattggtgcagtgttgaagaggggagcggccagctggtacgttcaactgcacgcgcggcgcgacccatgtctgggatcactccgacgctttatgggggccctggagacccgtttccgagatccactggagcagatccgggcgagggaggagttgaagaccgtctcccaggggcagaggtcggtatctgagtatgcggaggagttccaatgcctcgctgaaaaggtgccggaatggtctgcagtgacaaagatagaactcttcaaagaggggctcaggcgggagatcctctcctgggcggtgcatcgtgatgagcccgacacactgcgcggatggattcagctggcggggcgcatcgagacatcgctggcccaggcgaggaggcaccgaggagggctacagcagcggccgcagatgaaagaggggagccggaaggagggatcaaccccagccgggaggagaacggagccgacagggaacgtgagcaccagcaggaggggctgcttcgtgtgcggccgtttgggccacagggctgccgagtgctggcagagaaaaggggaaggcggaggcccgcccaaaccaagagccgtggcagggaaacgcgccgaggaagaaccaccgatgaggcaccactcgggggggttg gacgaaggggaggaggacgccatgtcagaaccctgctactag